DNA from Musa acuminata AAA Group cultivar baxijiao chromosome BXJ1-5, Cavendish_Baxijiao_AAA, whole genome shotgun sequence:
AATTTAAatctattattataatttttagtaaagtaattttttttatttttcttctaccTCTCCTGCACCGTTAATACTAATCGTCTAGCGTTTTCTAAATACAATATCTATATATTTCATTAGTATCAAAACCTTAATTGTAATTTTCACTATAGAGAATACACCAATTTGGCATACATGTAGGTTTTTACCATGGATTAAATGGGTTAATCTCTTTCATAATATTAGCAGATTCATCTGAATTGACATGTATGAGATTGATAAGAATGATTGGAAGACAGCCATATATGAAACAAATTTATTTAGCTCTTTAGTTCCTTATTTTCTCACCAACTACATAATTTATTTCAGATATTGTTGCAAGCAAGAGAGTATAGCTCTTGACATTTAAGTAGCATAAGATGTTGTCCAGTGATCAAATAGATTACTTCAAATGGGCTTAAGGAATCctttagaaataaataataataataatcaaaataagACAATCTTTAGTTTAGATTTTGGCCAACATCTTCATAATATTAATATCTGAAGAAAACTAAGGAAAAGAATCGTTGAAGATTTGgtgttccttttttctttttttctttcaagtCTGCTATTATCTGTTAATTGAATCAAACTCACAACAATGTATTAAACCCATTTATCAAACACTAAGACTTTAAAATTAGTCTGATATTGATATACCCGAATTATCCTCGtctgatatattatttttgaaggTGCTAGTAGTTTAATCGATAAAAAATAAGTCTCTAAAatcatatttcatttttatcattcACAATGACAATAAAATTATTCTTATCATTTActttatagaaaataaaaatcttgaCCAAGACGCCCATGCCATGTCATTGCAAGTGGGACCCATGTGTTCCGACGGATAATATTGATATACGAGACTTATCATCgtcgatatattattttttaatatgctaAATAGTTTAATCGATAAAAATTAAGTCTCtgaaatcatatttaatttttatcattCACTATAACAATAAAATTATTCTTACCATTTActttatagaaaagaaaaatcTTGGCCAATAGGCCCATGCCATGTCATCGCGAGTGGGAGCCACGCGTTCCACCGCGCCGGCGGAACAGCTTAAGGCCCGCCCCGGAGCGAACGCAAGGCCGTCCAATGCGGTGACGAAAGGTGTCCCACCCTCGAAAGAGGAGGCCACGAATCTTAAAGCAATCGTTCGAggcagaaagaagaagaggatcgGGCGAAAAGTAGAGACAAATGGTGGGATGATGGCATAGATTCTGATGTGTCTCATGTGGTGGATCAAAACACCCCTTTCTCCTCCTTTGAGGAGAGAATCCTTGATTAAAGCGTCCTCGAGAGTCTAATCACAACACTATTACGTGCTCACATGCAATTTCCACAGTACAAATAATCTCCCACAAGTCACATCTTCCCTAATCGAGACAGTCCCAACACACTGCATGCTCTCATGCAGTCGTTGAGGCATCAATCATATTCCCCTCACCATCATAAACAACTCATTTTCTTCCTCATGCATCACCCGTTATCTCATGTTTGTcgcctgtgcttgtgtgtttcatcctcctatgttactTATTTCAGCAGTGCTGTGAATTCCATCGAATGTCATATGATAACCCCAAGTATTTGAGTTTAAGAGTACATACGGGAGAGTTGGATAAGCGAATCCGAATCTTTTTCGATTAGGTGTTGAGGTCGCATTGACATGATGGTCAAATTTTTAGGTATCGTTTTTTGCTTTTATCTCATACCCAAGTTGATGGGAGGAAAATGAGTGACTATATAGAATATATTACTGATTCGATTCTTTTGAGTTGGATTGGTTGAGATCGACCTCCATTTGTGTAAGTTGAGATTTGTGATTGAGATAAATCAATCTCCAACAAAATAAAGTATGTATGATTGTTGTGTTTCGTTTAGTTGATAtcattaaatttaataataaaatcaatatgtatgtatgtatgattgATGTGTCATTATTATCTTTAAACTGATATAAGGAAGTCAATCATGGTTTGCCATGAGTACTTGGAGAACATTGAAAATCAATAGGGTTCTAATACCTAGTCGATAGCTTAAGGTTTATGATTTTAAGAGTTCCTTTGATCATATCGTGGTCAacatattgatttttgttgttatTTCGTTCATCTCCATAAATAACAATATGGTAAGAGATCATCATAACAATAACAATGTAAATAAGAGACCTATCGTGTTTTTCCAATGATCATCTCATGATGTAATCTAaatatagaagataagatttattTTACATACATGTGTTACATAAACGACATCCCACGATGTATCATCTTAAGTCAACCTTGTCTTTATATTAAACATTGATTATAGCTAGTGTATCTGTGTTTCATTAATTGCTTTTAGTTGTCCAACATGTATATTAGGGGTTTAAATCTAATCCAAATATAGTATCCAAGCATGTCAAAGTAAAGTGTGTCGTAAGTTTAAATTTAGGAAATAAGCCAATACACAAATGATTCATATTAAGACTATATCGATGGCATACCAAATAAAATGCTCTCTAATGTTTAAATTACTAGAGTGGattatgaattaaaaaaaaaaaaaatgtatcatgTACTCAAATTATTTGAGAGAGTCGACACAAGGAACCTTTTTACAAGGAACTCGAATAACTATGAAAATTGAATCGAAGAGTCTCTATAAGATTATAGTTGTTTGAAATAACTAATTATTATATGATTATTATGAGTACTAACCTAATCTCATATTAATAAGATAAAGGAATTTCAGCTAATATGTTAATATAACTAGGTATCCACGTTGATATATGTGAATTGTCCATATATCAaacctccttatcataagtaaaaTTATTACGTATACACACcctatcaaataaaaaaatataatctaaaattgaACTTCAATACAAATTGACAGGGTCTAATCAAACATGAAGTCGTAAAATATCTCTATCGACAATATTAGATTGGATGTAGTATTCGATccaatttgataaaataattaattgatCAATTTTATCGAGCTATTAGTCTAAAATATTCATATCTAAATTAATGACAATAAGCTCATGTAATTTTATAAACCCATTCAAATCACCTTTCACTCATCAAATATTATCATACATCGATCGAACATATTTTTCTCCTCACATATGATAAAAAGCAAGCAAGAGAAAAAACTCTGATCGATATATTTCAAGTATATTATATTGTTTGTTTAGCGATGATGATCGTGTTAgcaccttcttttctttcttgaaaACCGTACCACctcctacctctctctctctctctctctctctctctctttctttgtttcctccccttcccctctccctctccctctccttcatCGACTCGCGTGTGGTGTTGATATTAATTATATAGGGAAGACACGATCAAGTCTTGTAATAAAGAATTCATAGTATAAGACATTAAATACAATAGAATATATGGCGGTGGTGGTTTTGTTCTCTCGGGCTACTTCTTTCATGGGCTTGTGAGGGGCGTCACTCACATGCTCTTTCCCCGAAACAACATCATCTTTTcacataaataatattatttatgtataataataataaaataatatttaatcttaAGAGTTGAAATTTTAAGATTTGATATAGAATCAAAtaagactctttttttttttaattatcttgAGAGGATAAAATCATCTGAAATCTTAGAAGGTTTTAACCCAAAAAATTTGTGTGAATGACAAATCATACCAAACACTCTGTATTTATCACATGTTATTATTTCTTATCTTAGATAGAGGATCGGCTTTATACTCCTTGATAGGATTATTGCTCTATGATAAGGATGTAAGCTTATTGTATTACATAATAATTGTAAAAATAACTATTTTTATTTGTAGGAATAAATTCACAATGTTTATCCCATTCAACCATCATTTTGTATTAGACTACCTTAATTGTCATGTGGttacataataataattattttttatttaatataataaatttatattgatcctcaaatcttGTATATGCATTTAACCATCGCCGTACTTTCTATTTAATAGTCCCATAAATGAAATCggctcccaaaaaaaaaaaatctatcactTCTAAAAGAGaatcgaaaaagaaaaaaaaaaataataataataatagccgCCTATGCGCCTTGGAATTACGTGCTCGGGAACAGGAGCACGCCCAGTAGCGACGCGTGTGCGACGACACGTGGGTCCCACGAGGACGCACGTGCAGGATGAGTCGACGAAGGGCCCCACGCGGGCCTCCCAACTCCCTCCTGTGGGGCCCGGCCCACGAGTCCTCCCTCCACTTATAAATCACCTCTCTCTACCCCTCGCTCTCCGTCGCCAACTCGCCCACCTCCGCGAACCACAAGCGCCCCATTGCCGCAGCCTTAAAAATCCGCCCTGCAGACGACTAGCAACATAAAGATCCCATCTTTCCTCCGCCTCCCCTCCCCCATCCGATTCGATACCCCGCCGTTGCACTCGAGCTTTTCCCTCGATACGCGATGACGAAGCAGAATGTTGTGCCGGTGGAGGCCGTGGCCGCCATCGCGGTGGCGGCGGTGGCCGGCTCGTCTCCCCTGTTTCCCTACCCGCCCCCCCGGGCCTACGGCCGGAGGAAGTACCTCTCCCAGCTCGAGGTCGGTAGCGGCAGGATCGGCGCGTGGGTGGAGTCCATGAAGGCCTCTTCTCCCACCCACGCGAAAGCGACCGCCGCCCTGCCTTCCGGCGACGCCGCCGTCGACGAGCATTCCGCGTGGGTTGTGAGTGCTTCTTGTAATTGTTCTCCTGTTCTGCTCGTCTAAAGTTTGTTCTTGTCGGGTGCTAATGATGTTTTGGCAGGTGCGGCATCCCTCGGCGTTGAACAAGTTCGAGCAGATCATGAGCGCCTCCAAAGGGAAGCAGATCGTGATGTTCATGGATTACGATGGCACACTATCGCCCATCGTCGACGACCCCGATTCCGCTTTCATGTCCGACGCGGTCAGACCATGTGCCTTTCTTCTTCTCCCGTTGCTATTCCTCTGCCCAAAgatgtgattttgattattttcctGTTGCCGTGTGGGTTATCAGATGAGAGAGGCGGTCAGGGACGTGGCGAGGTACTTCCCCACCGCGATCGTCAGCGGGCGATGCCTGGACAAGGTACATTTCCATTGCAGTTCGCCATTCTCGGATGCACCTCTCTTGCGTCCTATGTTTCCTTCCTGACTCCATGGTTCTAATGGTGCGCAGGTCATTAACTTCGTGCGACTGGCCGACCTATACTACGCTGGTAGCCACGGCATGGACATCAAAGGCCCCACGAAGCCCCGACACGACAAGGCCAGAGTaggcgctcctcctcctcccttcccaCACCCACACCCCCACACCAACCCCACCCTCAAACTGAATCGATCTCTTGCAGAATATTTCGCCTGCATGCTTATCCTCTCCTCTCGCTTTGTGTGGTTCAGGCCAAACCCGTTCTCTTTCAACCGGCAAGCGAGTTCCTCCCCATGATAGACGCGGTCGGTTTCTCTGCTTAGTTCCTCGCCATCAATCCTCCTCCTTGTTTCATTGCTAAGATACGGTAATTGCCTTCAGGTTCACAAGGCATTGTTGGAGAGGACCAAATCCACACCTGGTGCCCGGGTGGAGAACAACAAGTTCTGTGTATCCGTCCACTTCAGATGTGTGGATGAAAAGGTTAGATTTCCTTTCGTATTTGAGTGCTTGAAGTGAGAAGCTAAATCTAGTCGTGATGATTAAGTTCAAAAGAATCGATTTTGTGCAGAGTTGGAGTTCGTTGTTCGAGCAGGTGAGGTGTGTGTTGAAGGAGTACCCCAAACTGCGGCTCACTCAGGGAAGAAAGGTGCGAATTTGATCTGAGGCTATTGGCCACCACTGATTGGCGTGGAAGGGAACACACATCACTGTTTAGACGAAATCTGATTGTGACATTGTTTCTTTGGTGCCTCCAACTGTAGGTGTTAGAGATTCGTCCCACAATCAAGTGGGATAAGGGGAAGGCATTGGAGTTCCTGTTGGAGTCGCTTGGTAAGCTCAGAAAAATCCCAAACATGTGTTACGTCACATCATTTTCAGCAATTCGCTTCATTTTCAGTAGTTTGTTCGATTGATGGTATTTTATGTGAAATCATCAACTTTTCAGCCGCTCATTTGAATAATGTCCATTTCTCTGTAGGATTTGCCAACTGCACAAACGTAATGCCGGTCTATATCGGAGATGATCGCACCGATGAAGATGCGTTCAAGGTGGGTGCTAAGCGAATTCTAAGCTAGACCACAAGTGCAATTGGTCGATATACTACTCGACTTCTTTTCCTTGTTAATCGAACAACATTATCGACAGAGGAAATTAATGTCGTATGTCTGTAATAGGTATTGCGAGACAGAGGACAAGGCTTTGGCATCCTTGTCTCGAAGTTTCCGAAGGAGACAAATGCCACTTATTCCCTGCAAGAGCCATCCGAGGCAAGTGCTCATGGCCCTTTGCTGGGCACTCTCTCTCTTATTTGCTATGCGACGTTACCAGGGTCTGCTTCATGTCAAGGACCACTTGATGGCAACAGTGAACAGTGATGCACCTCATCATATACAAATTATACTTGCACAGTGCCCTAGTTGTTGACATTATTCTTGGTGTTTTTGTGCCAGGTTAAGGACTTCTTAGTGCGGCTAGTGGAGTGGAAGCGCCTGTCGATGAAGGCTTGTTCCAAGGTGCAAGTAGCATAGAGGTTGCCCCACCACCCCTGTGAAAGCTTAGGTCTGATGGGACCCAATGAAACGGGGAGTTCATGTAATCCCCTTATTTTAGGTGCAAAGAACGCCTCATAAAGAGGCAGAGCAATCTCTATGTCcccttactcttcttcttggACTTGAAAGCACTGCAATTCAAGCTTTCTTCCCTTTACACGAGCAGCTGTAATCTTGTAATTAGATCTTTGTACAATCAAAAAAGAAGGAACACCAATTGTTTTCTTTCtgcagccaaaaaaaaaaaaaggtctaccGTATGGTACTTGTGGATGTTGGGCTATGGCAGCCACCATAACAGGATGTAAAAGAAAGGATATGATTCTGAATCTTATGCCATATTTTGGTTGAACAAAGTTCCCTACTTGTGGTTAGTAAACATATTGGCAAGTGATGCATGAGTACATGATTCTGTCATGAAGAAACCCAGCAGTGCATGTTCTCGACTAGCTTGACGTTTAATGTTTCCGTGGATGTCCTTTTTTTGTCTCAAGCATGTTAAGTATGGAATGCTTGTTGGTAGTGAGTGGTCCATGGTTCCAGACTTCGGCACATCATTTCCTTGCTGAACTCTCCCGTGTTTCATGTGTCCAGTTCACTTGGTTTGATCTGCTTTCACATCTTGTTTCCACCTTATTTACTTTTTGTGTTTTGAATCTTGACATCGATGATGGTATTGACTCTGAAGTTGTAGAAAGATATTATTGACTCTGCTCAAAGAATGCTCTGTTAGTGTAGCAAACATTAAATCCGAAGCAATTGCTGCTGCTGTCTTTGCAGCAACTGGTTCAGCATGATTTCATTTCAGAATCAACTGAATCAAGAGATCCAAATCATGGATTCACTCACTGTTGATTAAAAAGGATGGAGACTGATGAGTTGTCATCTGTAGTTTTCAgttggtccttgtaaaaatgtGCTTGCTGTTCTTCCTCACACCCATGATTGAGCAATTTAGCAGCTACTTCTTCCTACTTTACATGCCATGCTTTCTCACGTCTACTTTTTCCCCATGATTCGTGGCTTTCAGCACTGAAGCAATCATCTGCTTCTTCTTTCTAACCATATCGGTTTCAGATAAGCATACACCAGCATGTAGAACAACATGATTACCAGAGAGCATCCACCACACCCAAAACTACATAACTTCCTTATCCTCTCTGTGCTCTCCACTTCCAAATCCACCAACCACAGCAACCTTGCCATGATCCATTCATTACAGTCATGATGAAGCAGCCACATAGGTGGGGTCCCGACGTATTATGAATTGGAAAGTGCCAGGGAGGACTCATGTCTTTATATGTCTACTGTACCGTTTTGGGGTTTCCAACTCTCAGCCGACGGTTGACCTTATCTGCATTTTTGAGGCAGAAGCCGGGAAGCTATATCTATCCATTGCATGAAatctgataacatttcaggataaGGGAATCTTCCTTGGATTGGAGAAGAGCTAAGCCCTCCCACATAGGAAGCAAGCTGTCACGGTTGTCTCTCATGTCATGTTTGTAAGGGATACATATGCCCTTGGTGGCAGATGGTGCAACAGTGCTAATGTAGGGAAACTGAAATTATTAGTGACAGTAACCTCATGCCACAGTAGGTTGGCATCTCATGATTTGAAGCCTATGCTTCGAGGCAAAAAGAAGTAGATCGAGCAATGGTATCGGGAATAGATTTAGTCCCATCCCTATCCTCTTTAACCCATAGCCAGTCACATCAATCAGATGCAAGCCGATGCAGCTGTTTGGGAAATTGATTTGATGTCACTGTGTACTCAAACATCTCACATGCCGATGACTAAGTTGTCTTCTTTCCAACCCCGTATACCCTCTGCTCAACCCTAGATAAAATAGGAGGCAGTTGTCCTTGAGATCTCCAACTCCATCCGCAAGGAAAAGATCCTTGCAAATAGAGTATTGACTGCAACCATTATAGGGTGCAGGGGAAGAACATTAATGTGTGGAAAAGCAAAGCTGGTTTGACAGGATATTTAAGCACCAAAACCACTGCTCTCGAAACCAGAGACATACAACACACCCCACGACTGGATTTATAAGCTTCAACTGTGATCCTtggtagagaagaaaactaccaccacatgagatttataacatgaaatcataGCTTTAGCTTTGGCCCCCTTGGGATCTCATTCGGTTCCACCAATGGTTTCTGCTTGGTTTATATGTTTAGGTCATAGGATATACCTTCAGGTAGGTCAAGAAAAGGAGGCACCAAAGCATGCCGTGAAGGAATCTAAGATTGGGGAAGGAGTTGGATTCCACTTCACGACTGGGTTCTCAGGCATGCCCCGCCCCCCCGCCCCCGCCCGCCCCCCCATGCCATTCCCAAGCTCCTGCTCCATCTTTCCTGCGTGGAAAGAGTGT
Protein-coding regions in this window:
- the LOC103974100 gene encoding probable trehalose-phosphate phosphatase 6 — encoded protein: MTKQNVVPVEAVAAIAVAAVAGSSPLFPYPPPRAYGRRKYLSQLEVGSGRIGAWVESMKASSPTHAKATAALPSGDAAVDEHSAWVVRHPSALNKFEQIMSASKGKQIVMFMDYDGTLSPIVDDPDSAFMSDAMREAVRDVARYFPTAIVSGRCLDKVINFVRLADLYYAGSHGMDIKGPTKPRHDKARAKPVLFQPASEFLPMIDAVHKALLERTKSTPGARVENNKFCVSVHFRCVDEKSWSSLFEQVRCVLKEYPKLRLTQGRKVLEIRPTIKWDKGKALEFLLESLGFANCTNVMPVYIGDDRTDEDAFKVLRDRGQGFGILVSKFPKETNATYSLQEPSEVKDFLVRLVEWKRLSMKACSKVQVA